In a single window of the Littorina saxatilis isolate snail1 linkage group LG3, US_GU_Lsax_2.0, whole genome shotgun sequence genome:
- the LOC138963060 gene encoding uncharacterized protein has translation MELEGRILVYSILGCPHCMRAKNTLQDMDLPYTDVRLDIYPKEVREQLKARTGKSTVPQIFFNAHYIGGNAEFQKLVNEDADKLQELIDELISTPPPKNAPVPPDPSTALETADPGEFTCQADEYSALVKELKNSGLIKDHRKGLTSYKKSFSGKDFVDWVVNTKGIERTVAVEMGQHLIESHFGHNIKSNVQFQDADVYFRLLEDEDTVALNGDKITDCKPLEVNLLGEDLRKLILNLHAAFLSRDGKEVDYKGMGNSDEFQRYVALARTLQRVKIESCSRNEKLAFFVNVYNALVIHANIVRGPPVNLWQRYKFFNTVKYIIGGHEYSLQDMENGVLRANRKGVGMLTRPFSKSDPRLGIALEHPEPLIHFGLVCGAKSCPPIKTYSAAEVMEQLQLAAEAFVDGPDGCEIDMAKKIVHLSMIFKWYQEDFGNNDEQVVQWIRDHMQEGEKKNQLTELINGKKFKVKYLKYDWSVNSK, from the exons ATGGAACTCGAGGGAAGGATATTGGTGTACTCTATTCTGGGCTGCCCGCACTGTATGCGAGCGAAAAACACGTTACAAGATATGGATTTACCGTACACGGACGTTCGACTCGACATCTACCCGAAAGAAGTGAGGGAGCAACTGAAAGCAAGAACTGGGAAGTCGACCGTACCACAGATTTTCTTCAACGCTCACTACATTGGTGGTAACGCCGAATTTCAAAAGCTG GTTAACGAGGATGCAGACAAGCTACAGGAGCTTATCGATGAACTAATTTCTACGCCTCCCCCAAAGAATGCCCCAGTTCCACCCGATCCCAGCACTGCCCTCGAAACTGCAG ATCCGGGTGAATTTACCTGTCAAGCAGATGAATACAGCGCGCTGGTGAAAGAACTGAAGAACAGTGGACTCATAAAGGACCACCGAAAAGGACTAACCAGCTACAAGAAGTCGTTCTCTGGCAAGGATTTTGTTGACTGGGTGGTCAACACCAAAGGGATCG AGCGAACGGTTGCGGTGGAGATGGGCCAGCACCTGATCGAAAGTCACTTCGGTCACAACATCAAGTCCAACGTACAGTTCCAGGACGCTGATGTCTACTTTCGTCTCCTGGAAGACGAGGACACGGTTGCTCTCAACGGCGACAAGATAACAGACTGCAAGCCACTAGAAG TCAATCTGCTGGGAGAAGATTTGCGCAAGCTGATTCTCAACCTTCatgctgcatttttgtcaaggGATGGCAAG GAAGTGGACTACAAAGGGATGGGGAACAGTGACGAGTTTCAGCGCTATGTGGCGCTCGCCCGGACATTGCAGCGGGTCAAGATCGAGAGCTGCAGCAGGAACGAGAAGCTGGCCTTCTTCGTCAACGTCTACAATGCACTCGTCATCCACGCCAACATCGTGCGAGGACCCCCCGTCAACCTCTGGCAGCGATACAAG TTTTTCAACACAGTAAAGTACATCATCGGCGGGCACGAGTACTCGCTGCAGGACATGGAGAATGGGGTGCTGCGAGCCAACAGGAAGGGGGTGGGCATGCTCACCAGGCCGTTCTCCAAGTCTGACCCCCGTCTGGGCATTGCTCTGGAGCACCCCGAGCCCCTCATTCACTTCGGGCTGGTATGCGGTGCCAAGAGTTGTCCGCCCATCAAGACCTACAGTGCTGCG GAAGTAATGGAGCAGCTCCAGCTTGCAGCAGAGGCGTTTGTGGACGGGCCAGATGGCTGCGAGATCGACATGGCCAAGAAAATAGTCCACCTGTCCATGATCTTCAAGTGGTACCAGGAGGACTTCGGCAACAACGACGAACAG GTGGTACAGTGGATACGTGACCACATGCAGGAGGGAGAAAAGAAAAACCAGCTGACAGAGCTGATTAATGGCAAGAAGTTCAAGGTCAAATACCTGAAATATGACTGGTCGGTCAATTCCAAATAA
- the LOC138961291 gene encoding uncharacterized protein, producing the protein MTNVIDRLRVQGNPAPRNLSSHSELRLRRSGVERDLPPDQQSVQFVLNTAHLQNRDTNSGRNVKPAARRLEQLQRIQQANLGLSTMDVRQPELHSMQFMLRGKPASAEVALINRMNAVQQRLLQVDASSSVGSERWGRRMVRYSKAHSDTEGMPQRVRRPDLTAGGSAGAKTHVTLGEGTPTTLPSNLSTATSYFVLAHSNAMYNLPTRNDMGSIHPDTGGGGDNKGRGEGIVRQESSGPMSRRQASQLKSADSTTATLEMTGRHVRMGGLVVVTPRSTDGLSAREFYTRSPLNGRSRFKDNRSFKERSLRSPGLKDSLDTPSVDPQSLRQCLHVQPSSQPAPNHDTSAEAALKLKHFTQYIRTDAQSTRPSTEGKVNYNNPYRQSRQRDRGTALPESERRYIFDSVASYIHFNKIYPQLKNTSPGQNPSYKSSPLTAGLGGLTGGKEGLAKVPHMAGFPSHCTDTILLRMMFAMNRPGVVHGIGIGHQAAGAPSIRSTGSTKYSDVGRQKDLDEFMIQGETPSLTSARNSYLHHSQQQQQQQQQQQLSSQRSGGTVSYHAIPSPPKEEDEDEGDDADADDEASQWNAKRRVGGGAGGEGGGGGGGGGGGGGGGGEGVDSELNTTLDSGRQQ; encoded by the exons ATGACGAATGTGATTGACAGGCTGAGGGTGCAGGGGAACCCCGCCCCCCGTAACCTCTCCTCCCACTCCGAATTGAGGCTGAGGAGGAGCGGGGTGGAGCGGGACCTCCCCCCTGACCAGCAGTCTGTCCAGTTCGTCCTCAACACAGCCCACCTGCAGAACAGAGACACCAACAGCGG GCGAAACGTTAAGCCGGCTGCTCGCCGCTTAGAGCAGCTCCAGAGAATCCAACAAGCCAACCTGGGCCTCTCCACCATGGACGTTCGCCAGCCAGAACTGCACAGCATGCAGTTCATGCTGCGGGGAAAGCCAGCGTCCGCCGAGGTGGCGCTCATCAACCGCATGAACGCCGTGCAGCAGAGGCTGTTGCAGGTGGACGCGTCGAGCAGCGTGGGAAGCGAGAGGTGGGGACGCCGCATGGTGCGGTACAGCAAGGCTCATAGCGACACTGAGGG AATGCCTCAGCGCGTTCGGCGACCGGACCTAACAGCAGGGGGCAGCGCGGGGGCCAAGACCCACGTGACCTTAGGTGAGGGAACCCCCACCACCCTACCCTCCAACCTCTCCACCGCCACCTCCTACTTCGTCCTGGCCCACTCCAACGCCATGTACAACCTGCCTACCCGGAATGACATGGGTAGCATCCACCCAGATACTGGTGGTGGTGGCGACAACAAGGGTAGAGGGGAAGGTATTGTGAGGCAGGAAAGTTCTGGGCCGATGAGCAGACGCCAGGCGTCGCAGCTGAAGAGTGCTGATTCTACCACTGCTACCCTTGAAATGACTGGGCGACATGTGAGGATGGGTGGATTGgtg GTAGTGACACCGCGAAGTACTGACGGTCTCAGCGCACGTGAATTCTATACAAGGTCACCTCTGAACGGACGGTCAAGGTTCAAGGACAATAGGTCATTCAAG GAACGAAGCCTGAGGTCACCTGGACTAAAAGACTCACTGGACACGCCATCAGTGGACCCTCAGAGCTTACGACAGTGTCTGCACGTGCAACCCAGCTCTCAACCCGCACCCAACCACGACACCAGCGCCGAGGCCGCGCTCAAGCTCAAGCACTTCACTCAGTACATCCGCACCGACGCCCAGTCAACGCGCCCTTCTACGGAGGGCAAGGTCAACTACAATAACCCGTACCGCCAGTCGCGGCAGAGGGACCGAGGCACGGCGCTGCCGGAGTCGGAGCGGAGGTACATCTTCGACTCCGTGGCCTCGTACATCCACTTCAACAAAATCTACCCGCAGCTGAAGAACACCTCTCCCGGGCAGAACCCCAGCTACAAATCCTCGCCCCTGACGGCGGGGTTGGGAGGGCTGACAGGGGGCAAAGAGGGCCTGGCCAAGGTCCCCCACATGGCCGGCTTCCCCAGCCACTGCACGGACACTATCCTGCTGCGGATGATGTTCGCGATGAACCGGCCCGGGGTGGTGCATGGCATCGGCATCGGTCACCAGGCGGCCGGCGCGCCCTCTATTCGGTCCACTGGCAGCACCAAGTACTCGGATGTCGGGCGCCAGAAAGACCTGGACGAG TTTATGATTCAAGGCGAGACCCCTTCCCTGACCAGCGCGCGTAACAGCTACCTTCACCACtctcaacaacagcaacagcagcagcagcagcagcaactgtCGTCCCAGCGTTCTGGAGGGACCGTCTCCTACCACGcaatcccctctccccccaaaGAGGAGGACGAGGACGAAGGAGACGACGCCGACGCCGACGACGAGGCCAGTCAATGGAACGCCAAGaggagggtggggggaggggcgggaggagaaggaggaggtggtggtggtggtggtggtggtggtggtggtggtggtggcgaggGGGTGGATTCTGAACTGAACACTACTTTGGACTCCGGTCGACAGCAGTGA